The window cgctacaactgttcattcacaaaaacaaactctcctgtctcacTCTGCAGCTGCGGGGGGCGGGGACACTGCCACGTTTCGAGGAGCCCTGTCTACATTGGGAAAGCTCACGGCTCAATTTAAACAGATATTCCGACATCGAACGGAACGGCGTCATATCTGCATTTTTTTATGCTGGAATCCATTGCTTATTATTTTTTTTCTTAACCCCCCCCCTCActacggtagtgcttatttttcccccagcacccatggtgtgtgtgtgtgcaaatgtaagacacagtgaaagacacaaagtgcacgaatctgcAAATAAAGAGGTTTAAATGGACAAGATTATATTTCAAAGGGATGTCAGCACATTCAAAGGGATATCTTCATATGTAAAGTCACACAGTTATATCCAAATGAATCTACATTTCAAAGAGACGTTGCTCTATTTATAAGTAGAGACAATCGGTGTGaattctgtctgtatcccaatgttgagtcagacTGACATTTTTCTgagaaaagctctgcatttaaaCTACATTCTTGtgctccagtgaataaagtcccagcctctctccttataactcaaaccctccagtccttacaacatcctggtaaatctttattaAACCCTCTCTGATAGTATTCTTCCTATTACagggccaccagaactgtactcagtcctctgcaagtggcctcaccaacatcctgtacaacctcaacatgatgtcccatccCCGATACTCAATGGTGTGAACAATGAATGCTAtgctgctaaatgccttcttaactgccctggctacctgtgatgcaacttccaaagaaccatgtacctgaacaccaccacccaccccccatgTCTGTCTGTTCTATAACATGacccagggccctatcattatCTGGACAAGTGCTGCCCTTCCTtgttttagcaaaatgcaacccctTGCTTGTATTAATACCTCTCACACATatgctccatcacacacacacaaacacacacattcctccTCCCCTCAatactctcacaggcttatacaccatcacactcacactttaccaagcatgtacacactctcacgcacaaactcacatgcacacacacacaattctttggggtgaatttgtattggcagaattatatttgcagatacattcaattttggtcaaaaagcacacaacgtccaggcagtcaatccatgtaatattttatgaattcctcctttggaaatagaaccagtctgattcaagattggggtatagacagactctgacctcacacctttaatgcatggtctgagctgagatgttatctttttcataaaaccttaagtcatctcaagaatgtgacttaaaagatgttctggcagttacacattaatgaaccaaaacctgcacccattctaagagatgaaaggcttaacagcaatctaggcttGTTCAATATATTCTATCAGTTGCATGATCTTTTGATATACGTTCTGtgtctgctccacagctacccgataaaggagcagcactcagaaagctagtgcttccaaataaacctgttggacaataacctggtgttgtgattttttttaaactttatcaACCCAGTCTAAtaccaacacctccatatcattTCGACTGAACACAGcccccacctcctggtgctgccaggACACTtgacaatgctgatgaaacaacGCAGTACCTGAAAGATGTACAATTTCTAATGATAcaagctactcattcactgctccatctgatacacgacattggaaactctgcaggaggctgaaagacaggagcagctttaaaacaaaaacctctcgGAGTTCAAacctttcaatgagagtctgagcccggcggtaagttcaggtaaccttgaTTGTGACCcgactttgttacagcttcagattcccCCAGCAAAAAGGCATAGACAAAGTCGCAGCTTTTTAAACAGTTCAAGATCAaagcccacacacaccccactgtctttactattggtcagcaccaagttgtccctttgtaattggatccttggtacagccgtaatccggaggaagtattgcctcactcagcaattttaacccataccctgtctccaagtaagtttctccctgctcatttgccaggaaggggcagtgtagagtcaaccagactgctgtgggtctggagtcaggtgtaggccagaccgggtaaaggatgcagctggaacgactgagtgaatcctttcccacaatggtggttcccttccctaacaagggagagggggaatcagatgggggctttctctcccacaccaccccctccctgaaacggtctcattgttagattccgaactccacatttctgaccaaataccaattccaccatctgccacagtgggattcaaacccaggagtcCCCAGAACCTGGTTGATAGTCGAatcgataatggcactcggccgtgactccttcattccccctgcgatggcaagtgaactcgctggtgcttccgcaggtgggaggagtaggtgaaggccttcccacactgagagcaggtgaatggcctctcccccgtgtggatccgttggtgcctcagcagggtggaagatgtgctgaaggccttcccacactctgggcagctgaagggcctctcccctgtgtggatacgctggtggctccgcaggttggaggagcacgtgaagcccttcccgcactgagagcaggtgaacggtctctcccccgtgtggacatgctggtgggtcagcagggtggaggaactgctgaaggccttcccacacttggggcagctgaagggtctctcccccgtgtggacccgctggtgggtcagcagggtggtggcctgggtaaaggccttcccacactcggggcagctgaagggcctctcccccgtgtggatctgctggtgcctcatcagggaggagacgtgggtaaaggccttcccgcactcggggcagctgaagggcctctgccCCGTGTGGACACGACGGTGACTGcgcagggtggaggaatcgctgaaggccttcccacactcggggcagctgaagggcctttcccccgtgtggacccgccggtggctCAACAGGGTGGAGGAAtacctgaaggccttcccgcactcggggcagctgaacggcctctctcctgtgtggacccgctggtgggccaACAGGGCAGAGAAAAACACAAAGGCCTTCCCACAATctggacagctgaagggcctctcccccgtgtggtcctgctggtgggccagcaggtgggaggaatgtctgaaggccttcccacagtcggtgcaggggaacggcctctccccggtgtgactgcgccgatgagtctccagggcagacgggaaacggaagcctttcccacagtcaccacacttccacggtttctccacggggcgggattcctcaggtttctccatggccaaagCTTCGgctgcacacaaacacgtgtagagcccctccctgccgtgaaaTCCCTtttccaggccgtataactgtttcagtCTCCACGCACAGTGCGCTGCAACAGTGGGGTCTCccgtccagtcccactgatgctgaaaacataCTCAGACAGGAGCCAAAAAGCTTTGATCCCTCTCCCAGAAATCACGGTCGAAAATGTTTGCTGGCCCCagtggattgagtgactgtcagacattgacatcaaagtgaggatcggagatgctggagagtcagtggaaaaatgtggcactggaaaagcacaggggagtcaggcagcatccgaggagcaggagggtcaatgtttcgggcataagcccttcatccgttgattttgaaacttccctCTTCAAATCTTCAAAAACTCTGTCAGAATAGATTACAAAGCTCATCACTgccagtgcagggtagaaattttgaacaagcaattctactgtctgtggaatattcttttcttttgttattccacaaaattgaaagcaccatcccactctctctccccctctgttctcactctgctctgactaattcccctgaagatgctgcttcaggatcttacaggggcagaaaagcaaaaatgTCAAGACATGATATgatatctctctgaattttggatacctccacctgaaaagctaatatctttcacaacattgggatcctgctgagagtgagcaggtctgattttgggaagcaaaaaaaaagtgtgtcaattcagggtgaacctgccaCGCAGCTTCTTGAGGAACACCCATACACAAAATGGTTAACGTCCCCGGGAAGGTGGGAGGAAAGTGAgaacatcaaggcattaacaccgacaTTAGAGAGAAAGTGAACCTACTGACATGGCAAAAGTTAGTAGAAAgccagagtcatcgagacatatagcacagcaacagacccttctgtccaacacgactgtactgaccagatatcctaaatcaatctagtcccatttgctggtATGTGGCCCATAGCTGGGGTCATCCCCACCCCCTGTCCTGAGACCTTGATGCCTCCAAGCTGACCCTCAAAGGTTCGGTTTGTCCCTCTATTCTTTCCCAGTTGTCTTTTGTAGGTTCtgaaaactttcccaatcctctgagtataggatttggaaagttatgttgtaggcgtacaggacattggttaggccacatttggaatattgtgtgcaattctggtttccttactatcggtaagatgttgtgaaacttcaaagtgttcagaaaagatttacaaggatgttgccagggttgggggatttgatctatagggaggcTAGGGCTGTTTCCTCTGAGCATTGGAGGCCAAGGAGTAACctctaaaatcatgaagggcatggataggataaatagacaaagccttatCTGTGGAAGGGGGTCGGGGGgaaagagtccaaaactagagggcatatgtttggaGTGAGGGGAAAAGCTACAAAGgagatctgaggggcaaccttttcacacagagggtattacgtgtatggaatgagctgccagaggaaatggtggaggctagtacaattgcaacattgaaaaagacagctggacaggtatatgaataggaagggtttggagggatatgggccaaatgctggcaggtgggactagattgggttgggatatccggttgGCATaaacgggttgaaccgaagggtctgtttctatgctgtatatctctatgactagttggactaaagggtctgtttctgtgcagtatgactTTGGAACTGGCCTTAAAACCACTTTCTTGCCTTCCTCCACAAAATCCACCGCTGTGTTGCTCAAAAATCAGAtgagctcagccttgaacatatacaatgaccccctaactgcaggaagacatccccctttctaaactcaattcctcttgctaatatacacttgccttgctgattgttTGCTACACCTGTCTGACAAATGACAGTGACTGGTGTAGAAGGACGCTGAGGCCTCTTTGTCCATCCACacaacattcctgataaagggctcgtgtccaaaacgtcaactctcctgctcctcagatgcttaaaaatgtgttgctggaaaagcgcagcaggtcaggcagcaaaggaggagaatcgacgtttcgggcataagcccttcttcaggaatgattctccttctcctttgatgctgcctgacctgctgcgcttttccagcaacacatttttaagctctgatctccagcatctgcagtcctcactttctccctgctcctcggatgctgcctaacctactgTACTCTTCCAGTAAccccactttttgactctgatctccagcatctgcagttctcactttctccacattcaaATACATCTCCAGTTAAACAATACACCTCCTTTCTGCGTTTTTTTTTCCACAGCCAAGGCTATAACTTCATattgtggtactgcatttgccatgtgtttaccaattgtggtcttctctatatcggagAGCGAGTGCAAACTTGGGGAACGATTCGCCAAGCATCGCAGCTGTGTCTGCAGAGGGCGACCAGACCTCTCAGTAACCACCCAttccaatttcccttcccaccccctttctgacatgaccatctttggcctcctccattgccacaacgaatctaacagcaaattggaggaacaacacctcatcatcCGGGCAGCCTGCAGCCCGAAGGACTCAAcgttgagttttccaatttcaagCCCTCCACCCCTCCATTCCCTGACTCCATTCCCTGACTCCATTCCCATCCCCGacctcctccctgccaccaaccagattcattcctcccactgaccaaccaggtcgtaccctctaacTGTCTCGACCTATCCCCacttccccaccaccccctttttATCTGCAGTTTCTGCACCCAgccccagccctgaagaagggttacacctgataTATCGACTTCTCCACCATCTGATGACTCCTGCCTAACTATTTTGCCAATTGAGATACAGACCTGGATCAACGTTTCCGGAGTCTGTCCCCGCCGAATTCACTctctttcctttcagttgctgaAAGTCAGCAATTGAATCACAGAATGGTAAAAAAAAGTGGAAAAGGGGGCGAGATAAGAGAGTGCCGTCCTCACAGACCtgagacagaggaaggaatttGCAGTCTGGGTAAAGCTCAATCtttattcagagagagagaggatcaggacTCGCAGCTTGAGAAGTTCATGgcccaacttccgcattcagacaatgggctggctctgattggcaggaggaccagtctcCTTCCAGTCCTCCAATGCTGCCTATTGGTCAATCAAAAGAAGGTCTCGCGCCGTTTTTGCGGACAGTGATGAGCATGCCCAGTGTTTTGCCCAGTCTGCTCTCCGGGGATGTTGGTGTTACTGACAGATTGTAAGGGTCCAAATACCAATGGGGGAAAAAAGATAGAGAcacaattttttttccccttatGGCTCGATATTTTAttccttttgcattttgtctggctgctcaattTTTGTATGTTTTTTTCCCCCTTGTTGTGGGGGCAAGAACCAAagaccagaactggagggcataggtttagggtgagaggggaaagatttctggGGGTCTTTAGGGGCGATCTTTTCGCACAGAGGATGAGGTatgtacatggaatgagctgccagaggaagtggtggaggctggaacaattacattatttaaaatgcatctggatgcggatatgaataggaaagattcagaggggtagggggcaaatgctggcaaatgggtcactagattaatttaggatatctggtcggtgtggaccgaagggtttgtttctgtgctctacaacCCTGAGTCTATTTTTAGAtagtatggaaaataaagagcatgaagGCATGGGAAGGGTTAGAGCATGGAGACCACTGCCAGTTTGTTGCAAAGGATAGTGGAAagctcttacaccaattagcagagtaaggttgaggctgaaaggtcactatggcaaGATGTGATAACAGTCAGTAAAGTTAGCCTCACCTGCTAAATATGATTGACAGGATTGGgacaataaatatttgggacatgacattaaatatctaattaatgattagtagagtcagtctgcttgaGACTAttgataataaatatctaatcatgacattaggAAAATATTAAGTAGGGTCTGGAATGCTGACACTAAACCtctaaccgtgacattagaataacattaagtagaatgtaggaAAAACTATAAGGGtgcaactaaagagataatgggaactaacatcactggtttattgtgtagctaacGTGAGGTActtttgattaatatagttggacatgctgataagctaacaaacACACTGCTGAGCTGGAGACAATGCTGTCCCCTCTGTCCAGGAGTAAATGCTGGAAAGGTGGGATTGTTCATAgggaggaggatggtctccggcTACACTCTGGTATCTATCAGCTCGTAAATGGGGCAGAACTGTGGAATTTAATCTCCAGGCAGTTTGGGAAATTTAATAAGGGAAGGAAGTAAGCAATAAATAGTAGATCCCTACAGAGTGCAGAGGAACAAAGGGTCCTTGCTGTCCAAGTTCAGAGATCCCCGAAGGTATCAGTACAGGTAAAACGGGGGATGAGGAAGGCATCGATTtgtactttttcacacagagggtggtgcgtgtgtgcaatgagctgcgagaggaagtggtgtaggctggcacaaatacaatttttaaaaggtagctggatgggtatgtgaatagggagggtttagaggaatatgggccaagtgctggtaaataggatagattaatttcggatatctagtcagcagggatgagatggactgtttctgtgctgtacagctctatggccATCCCCTTCATTTTGAAATATTTTGGAACACCCTGTCAGGGTTCAGAGTGTGCCAGGtcctgacacctccctcctcatgTCTCCTGTGCATTTTAAATCAATAATACCGTTTGTATGTTACTGGGTTAGTACtttaaacacacagacacatacaataTAATCAGAATTTCTATTCGGTACGGAAAGTGATGACTTGTTTCAACTTTGCTAACAGGGTATCAGAAGGGGAAGATCTGCAGACAGAAATCTTGGAAGAAATTCCATAACAAGATCTGACAGGGTCACTGAATATCGTTGGGGGGGTTGAGTCTGGAAAGAGAAATCCATTTGACCTGCTTCAAAAGGTACTGGACATCAGTGTGAGCAGAGGAGCATTCAGAGAGGAACACACCAGTGAACTGAGCTTTAACTGGTTACACAGAATGAGTGTATGTGTCCCAGTGAGCTGACTTTGGAACAGACTGAGAGGGGGGCTGGGGCATTTATTtcaccctggagc of the Chiloscyllium punctatum isolate Juve2018m chromosome 36, sChiPun1.3, whole genome shotgun sequence genome contains:
- the LOC140460755 gene encoding uncharacterized protein; amino-acid sequence: MEKPEESRPVEKPWKCGDCGKGFRFPSALETHRRSHTGERPFPCTDCGKAFRHSSHLLAHQQDHTGERPFSCPDCGKAFVFFSALLAHQRVHTGERPFSCPECGKAFRYSSTLLSHRRVHTGERPFSCPECGKAFSDSSTLRSHRRVHTGQRPFSCPECGKAFTHVSSLMRHQQIHTGERPFSCPECGKAFTQATTLLTHQRVHTGERPFSCPKCGKAFSSSSTLLTHQHVHTGERPFTCSQCGKGFTCSSNLRSHQRIHTGERPFSCPECGKAFSTSSTLLRHQRIHTGERPFTCSQCGKAFTYSSHLRKHQRVHLPSQGE